One stretch of Acetomicrobium thermoterrenum DSM 13490 DNA includes these proteins:
- the fhcD gene encoding formylmethanofuran--tetrahydromethanopterin N-formyltransferase: MIYNGVNVEDTYAEAFSMWGSRLVVTADTPEWAMTAAVSATGFATSVIGCGCEAGIEAELNSTQTPDGRPGTSILIFGVSKSALESQLISRIGQSIMTCPTTACYNGLDEGEQIDVGGKLRYFGDSYQSSKFLDKRRFWRIPVMDGEFLVEQKFCVKKGVGGGNLLILAKDVTSCLEAAQRAVKSMKKVPGIILPFPGGIVRSGSKVGSTYPFLNASTNVPFCPTLKRQVKTSLSEEVNAVYEIVIDGLDEKSVRDAMGYGLLAVCAVDVVSVTAGNYGGSLGQYKFSLLDILKNI; encoded by the coding sequence ATGATTTATAATGGAGTTAATGTCGAAGATACTTACGCAGAGGCATTTTCAATGTGGGGAAGCCGCCTCGTAGTTACGGCAGATACCCCTGAATGGGCCATGACGGCAGCGGTGTCTGCCACGGGATTTGCCACATCCGTCATTGGTTGTGGCTGTGAGGCGGGAATAGAGGCGGAGTTGAATAGCACTCAGACACCGGACGGCCGTCCCGGAACAAGCATTTTGATCTTTGGCGTTTCCAAGTCAGCTTTGGAGTCTCAGCTCATCTCTAGAATAGGCCAATCCATAATGACCTGTCCCACTACGGCCTGCTACAACGGACTTGATGAGGGAGAGCAGATAGACGTTGGCGGAAAACTCAGATATTTCGGGGATTCTTATCAATCGAGCAAATTTCTCGACAAGAGGAGATTTTGGAGGATTCCCGTAATGGATGGGGAGTTTTTGGTCGAGCAAAAGTTTTGCGTGAAGAAAGGCGTGGGTGGCGGGAACTTGTTGATTTTGGCTAAAGACGTTACCTCTTGTCTCGAAGCTGCCCAAAGGGCCGTAAAGTCCATGAAGAAAGTGCCAGGGATAATTCTTCCCTTTCCCGGCGGTATCGTCCGAAGCGGTAGTAAAGTTGGCTCTACATACCCTTTTTTGAACGCTTCCACAAATGTCCCTTTTTGTCCCACCCTGAAAAGGCAAGTAAAGACTTCGTTGTCAGAAGAAGTGAATGCCGTTTATGAAATAGTCATAGACGGTTTGGATGAAAAGTCTGTAAGAGATGCGATGGGGTACGGTCTCTTGGCCGTATGTGCCGTTGATGTAGTCTCGGTAACAGCAGGAAACTACGGCGGAAGTCTTGGGCAGTACAAATTTTCTTTGCTCGATATTTTAAAAAATATATGA
- a CDS encoding DUF6513 domain-containing protein: protein MSKILFVTGRLAHNALLNILKNMDPPFSYEVSVLPISVAALMNVTWVMSQLRSAGDADVVILPGLCQGDEKVLAEALGVEVKRGPKDLKDLPSFFGFSTHLKKTKPNIRILAEIVDAHKMTLNEIVNKALDYKDKGATIIDIGGPNKGSIPNIGDIVSVLKELNLCVSLDTFDEKTALEADKFGIDLYLSVNSFNIDLAFSLSCPVVVIPDFEDKNLNSLERNVARLRDRGKKYLVDPILDPLPFGLSESIGRYVEYRRRFPDDEMLMGIGNLTELTEADSTGINAILLGICAELEINYVLTTEVTSWARGAVRETYLASLMNESARESGMLPKGFNLGLVTAKDTPFEVYSEEEIIDIHKKVTDKNFRIFVADGYIYIFNNSIFLKGKDINMLFQSIGVNDPGHAFYLGRELEKASLAAKLGKKYMQERPLDWGYLSDDDL from the coding sequence TTGTCTAAGATTTTATTTGTAACTGGCAGGTTAGCCCATAACGCCTTGCTTAATATTTTGAAGAATATGGACCCTCCTTTTTCTTATGAAGTGTCCGTTTTGCCTATCTCCGTTGCGGCTCTTATGAACGTTACCTGGGTTATGTCGCAGCTTAGGAGCGCAGGGGATGCGGATGTCGTCATTTTGCCCGGCCTGTGTCAGGGCGATGAGAAGGTGCTTGCCGAAGCGTTGGGCGTGGAAGTCAAGAGGGGTCCTAAGGACCTAAAAGACCTCCCCAGCTTTTTCGGTTTTTCGACGCATTTGAAAAAGACAAAGCCCAATATAAGGATATTGGCCGAGATAGTTGATGCCCATAAGATGACGTTAAACGAAATTGTCAATAAAGCACTTGATTACAAAGACAAGGGAGCAACGATAATTGACATTGGCGGACCAAATAAGGGGTCTATCCCCAACATTGGCGACATTGTGTCGGTTTTGAAGGAGTTGAACTTATGCGTTAGCCTTGACACATTTGACGAAAAGACAGCCCTAGAAGCTGATAAATTCGGCATCGACCTTTATTTGAGTGTCAACAGTTTCAACATAGATCTTGCCTTCAGTTTGTCATGTCCGGTGGTTGTAATACCCGATTTTGAAGACAAAAACCTTAATTCATTGGAAAGAAATGTGGCCAGATTAAGGGATAGAGGCAAGAAATATCTGGTTGATCCCATTCTTGACCCCCTTCCCTTTGGCCTTTCCGAGTCGATCGGACGCTACGTAGAATACAGAAGACGCTTCCCTGATGATGAGATGCTTATGGGGATCGGAAATTTGACAGAACTTACGGAAGCAGACTCTACCGGAATAAATGCCATTCTTTTGGGAATTTGTGCGGAGCTTGAGATCAATTATGTCTTGACAACTGAAGTGACAAGTTGGGCTAGGGGTGCAGTAAGGGAAACATACCTGGCGAGCTTAATGAACGAAAGTGCAAGGGAATCGGGGATGTTGCCCAAGGGTTTTAACCTGGGATTAGTGACAGCCAAGGATACTCCTTTCGAGGTCTATAGCGAAGAGGAGATAATCGACATTCATAAAAAAGTAACGGATAAAAACTTCCGTATTTTTGTAGCAGATGGGTATATATATATTTTCAACAATTCGATATTTTTGAAGGGCAAAGATATTAATATGCTTTTTCAATCCATCGGTGTTAACGATCCGGGTCATGCTTTTTATTTAGGTAGAGAGCTCGAAAAAGCTTCTTTGGCCGCGAAATTGGGCAAAAAATATATGCAGGAGCGCCCCTTGGACTGGGGCTATTTGTCAGACGATGATTTATGA
- a CDS encoding flavoprotein — MKVAWVVTGAGHFLKECLEIIEKNKDKIDLFLSSAGIEVIKMYKYGDFLERRDINIVKDYKSSSPSCGAFAAGRYDLLVIAPATSNTVAKCALGIADSLPSNLFSQAGKSKVPILVLPSDVSPRIESLTPTGRKIMVYPRPVDLQHLRTLKTFPGVGVVNNLRELEDCLRFYL, encoded by the coding sequence ATGAAAGTCGCATGGGTTGTTACCGGGGCAGGACATTTTCTAAAAGAATGTTTGGAAATTATCGAAAAAAACAAAGACAAAATAGACCTTTTTTTATCAAGCGCCGGCATTGAAGTAATAAAGATGTACAAATACGGCGATTTCTTAGAACGTAGGGATATCAACATAGTAAAAGACTACAAGTCGAGCTCGCCATCCTGTGGAGCATTTGCTGCCGGAAGATACGATCTTTTGGTCATAGCGCCTGCGACCTCGAATACAGTGGCTAAGTGCGCTTTAGGGATAGCCGATTCCCTTCCGTCAAATCTATTTTCCCAGGCTGGAAAATCAAAAGTTCCGATATTGGTTTTACCAAGCGACGTATCTCCAAGGATAGAGTCTCTTACGCCAACGGGAAGAAAAATTATGGTGTACCCCAGGCCCGTCGATTTGCAACACCTCCGGACTCTGAAGACTTTTCCGGGAGTAGGGGTAGTAAATAATCTCAGGGAGTTGGAAGATTGTCTAAGATTTTATTTGTAA
- a CDS encoding beta-ribofuranosylaminobenzene 5'-phosphate synthase family protein, whose product MRVVHVETGARLHFGFLDLNGSLGRIFGGIGVGINEPKVVLDVSLNDILTVEGQDAERALQYAEKFLSFFGIQGGVDIKIISSIPSHVGLGSGTRLALAVGRALSVLFEIDVSVKDLAGIMGRSKRSSVGTVTFERGGFVLDGGHKRWDGTGFPPLLFHSLLPREWAFVVAIPLFLKGISGAEEDEKFRSLSIHEELSSSICRITLMKLLPSIVEKEICGFGEAVTGIQDLIGRCFSKAQGGNFNSQLSEDMALCMKKEGAVGIGQSSWGPTVYGITQDQGTARVICAKLKDTFGDGSLIFVTSCAQEGASVEVRGD is encoded by the coding sequence TTGAGGGTTGTTCACGTCGAAACAGGCGCCAGACTGCATTTTGGTTTTCTTGATTTAAACGGGAGCCTTGGAAGAATTTTCGGCGGCATAGGCGTGGGCATAAACGAGCCAAAGGTAGTGCTGGATGTCTCCTTGAACGACATTTTGACAGTAGAGGGACAGGATGCTGAAAGGGCATTGCAGTACGCAGAGAAGTTTTTGTCTTTCTTCGGCATTCAAGGAGGTGTCGACATAAAAATCATTTCCTCCATACCCTCCCACGTCGGGCTGGGATCGGGAACGCGATTGGCCTTAGCAGTAGGCAGGGCCCTTTCTGTCCTCTTCGAGATAGACGTATCGGTGAAGGATTTGGCAGGCATAATGGGAAGAAGCAAAAGGTCAAGCGTCGGTACCGTAACGTTTGAAAGAGGAGGGTTTGTCTTGGATGGGGGACACAAAAGGTGGGACGGAACAGGTTTTCCTCCTTTGCTCTTTCACAGCCTGCTTCCGCGCGAGTGGGCCTTTGTCGTTGCAATACCTTTGTTTCTTAAAGGAATAAGCGGTGCTGAAGAGGACGAAAAATTTCGATCCCTAAGCATACACGAGGAGTTGTCTTCAAGTATATGTCGAATTACATTGATGAAACTGTTGCCTTCCATTGTAGAAAAAGAAATCTGTGGCTTCGGTGAAGCTGTTACAGGAATACAGGATTTGATTGGCCGTTGTTTTTCTAAAGCACAAGGGGGGAATTTCAACTCGCAACTGTCTGAGGACATGGCGCTTTGTATGAAAAAAGAAGGAGCTGTAGGCATTGGACAAAGTTCATGGGGGCCAACAGTTTACGGCATAACACAAGATCAAGGGACTGCACGAGTTATTTGCGCGAAGCTTAAAGACACATTTGGAGATGGCTCGTTGATATTTGTTACTTCCTGTGCGCAGGAAGGGGCAAGCGTGGAAGTGAGAGGGGATTGA
- a CDS encoding formylmethanofuran dehydrogenase subunit C: protein MRGCALCTLGKIYSVNERGVTLTLKEIGKVPVEVDGILPETVLSLGAKEIGQLKVQIGKQTVELGDIFDIKCHGDEVLIFEGDLKSVKRIGENMSQGRIMVKGDAGMHLGQRMKGGTIVVNGNLEPRCCCEMSGGTVVVKGNAKAMLGSPLPGNSKGMRGGMIMVFGSVGNRVGEGMRRGLIAVTGDAGDFAGANMIAGTIVVFGKMGLNAGGGMKRGSIVSIGGTDRVLSTFGYSCLYSPTYLKLYFKYLWDKGFPITDEIFNGLYRRYVGDMSSLGKGEILILENS, encoded by the coding sequence ATGAGAGGTTGTGCCCTATGTACCTTGGGGAAAATCTATTCGGTGAATGAAAGGGGCGTTACCTTAACCTTGAAAGAAATCGGTAAAGTCCCTGTCGAAGTCGACGGAATTTTACCTGAAACGGTGTTGAGCCTGGGTGCAAAGGAGATTGGCCAATTAAAGGTGCAAATTGGAAAGCAAACAGTTGAACTTGGGGATATCTTTGATATCAAGTGCCACGGAGACGAGGTTTTGATATTCGAAGGAGACCTAAAAAGCGTAAAGCGAATAGGCGAAAACATGTCTCAGGGGCGAATCATGGTCAAGGGAGATGCAGGCATGCACTTGGGCCAACGCATGAAAGGCGGAACGATTGTCGTTAATGGTAATTTAGAGCCACGGTGCTGTTGTGAGATGTCGGGCGGGACGGTAGTCGTAAAGGGCAATGCGAAGGCCATGCTAGGCTCTCCTCTTCCAGGAAACAGCAAAGGCATGAGAGGCGGTATGATCATGGTCTTCGGCTCTGTTGGAAACAGGGTTGGAGAGGGGATGAGGAGAGGCCTCATAGCAGTGACGGGAGATGCCGGAGATTTTGCCGGAGCCAACATGATAGCAGGCACGATTGTAGTATTTGGAAAAATGGGGCTCAACGCAGGCGGTGGCATGAAGAGGGGGAGCATAGTATCGATAGGAGGAACCGATAGAGTGCTTTCAACGTTTGGCTATAGTTGTCTTTATTCGCCCACATACCTGAAGCTTTATTTTAAGTATTTATGGGATAAAGGTTTTCCCATTACCGATGAAATTTTTAACGGTCTTTACAGAAGGTATGTTGGAGATATGTCTTCGCTGGGGAAGGGGGAGATTTTGATCCTTGAAAACTCTTAA
- a CDS encoding DUF447 domain-containing protein has protein sequence MIYEVIVSTLNADGSPNWAPMGLKESEGRYFLCPYKSSHTYRNLLRFGYFVANITDDILSFCLSALDDPDLQCRQAQKIAGFVYVDVCSWIEFEACEVSEETDRGSFLCSVLYYGIGHPFKGYNRAKCSIMELLIAATRYQFYKKSFFDRCISEAKIIVEKTGGEREMEALAVIDNYLKGVFS, from the coding sequence ATGATTTATGAAGTTATAGTTTCCACCTTGAATGCCGACGGATCTCCCAATTGGGCACCTATGGGCTTAAAAGAAAGTGAAGGCCGATATTTTTTGTGCCCCTATAAATCCAGCCATACATACAGAAATCTATTGAGATTTGGCTATTTTGTAGCCAATATCACAGATGACATTTTATCCTTTTGCCTTAGTGCCCTGGATGATCCCGATCTTCAATGCCGACAAGCTCAAAAAATAGCCGGATTTGTATATGTAGATGTTTGTTCCTGGATTGAATTTGAAGCCTGCGAGGTGAGCGAAGAAACAGATAGAGGAAGCTTCCTCTGTTCCGTTCTTTATTATGGAATAGGGCATCCCTTTAAGGGCTATAATAGAGCTAAATGTTCAATTATGGAACTTTTGATAGCAGCAACAAGATATCAATTTTACAAAAAGAGTTTTTTTGATAGGTGCATATCCGAGGCGAAGATCATAGTAGAAAAGACTGGAGGAGAGCGGGAAATGGAAGCGCTTGCCGTCATAGATAATTATCTTAAGGGGGTATTTAGTTGA
- the mch gene encoding methenyltetrahydromethanopterin cyclohydrolase, whose product MKTLNEGAYERVSEMIEKSYELGISVIKTKTGSTVLDVGIGSNGSYEAGRLFAEACMGGFGEVSFGVYPGLSIPSVTVQVANPAVACLASQYAGWALKEGDFFALGSGPARSLYCNEPLYSVLEYKETSPIAVLAIESSILPPESLLDSISRKCDVDPRDLYVLVAPTNSLAGAVQIVSRVVETGVHKLFELGYDTTMLIHGYGICPISPTPGDFMTAMGWTNDAVLYGGKVWFTLCDKDSAIDSIAEKLPSASSKDYGLPFSELFKRYNYDFYQVDPMLFSPASVSINNIATGRWQNFGRENLELLRREWFEQ is encoded by the coding sequence TTGAAAACTCTTAATGAGGGAGCGTATGAACGCGTAAGCGAAATGATCGAAAAGTCTTATGAATTGGGCATATCCGTTATTAAGACAAAGACAGGATCGACAGTTTTAGATGTTGGCATAGGTTCGAATGGTTCTTATGAGGCGGGCAGACTTTTCGCAGAGGCCTGTATGGGAGGCTTTGGAGAGGTGAGTTTCGGCGTCTATCCCGGATTATCGATCCCTAGCGTTACAGTGCAGGTTGCAAATCCTGCAGTTGCCTGCCTTGCTTCGCAATATGCTGGTTGGGCTCTGAAAGAGGGAGATTTTTTCGCACTGGGTTCCGGCCCCGCCAGGTCGCTTTACTGCAACGAGCCCTTGTATTCTGTGCTTGAATACAAAGAAACTTCACCCATTGCCGTGCTGGCGATCGAATCATCTATACTTCCCCCTGAAAGCTTATTGGATTCGATATCAAGAAAATGCGACGTCGATCCGAGGGATCTGTACGTTTTGGTGGCACCTACCAATTCCTTGGCAGGAGCCGTTCAGATCGTATCGAGAGTAGTTGAAACAGGGGTTCATAAACTATTCGAACTAGGTTACGATACGACGATGCTCATCCATGGTTACGGAATTTGCCCCATTTCCCCGACACCAGGAGATTTTATGACTGCTATGGGTTGGACTAATGATGCGGTATTATATGGTGGCAAGGTATGGTTTACGCTCTGCGACAAAGATTCTGCAATCGATTCCATTGCCGAAAAACTGCCCTCCGCATCTTCTAAAGATTACGGTCTACCTTTTTCGGAGCTTTTTAAAAGATATAATTACGACTTTTACCAAGTCGACCCCATGCTTTTCAGTCCGGCAAGCGTATCAATAAACAATATTGCTACAGGGCGTTGGCAGAACTTTGGAAGAGAAAACCTCGAGCTTCTGAGGCGCGAATGGTTTGAACAATGA